The Conexivisphaera calida genome includes a region encoding these proteins:
- a CDS encoding molybdopterin-dependent oxidoreductase: MAGQEERRCYNLDHGGVVVATVRDGKIVRVQPLYLSDDDAPSWKIAVGDRVFTPPRRSNATQFTISIRRRVYASNRVLYPMLREDFDPDKEDRKTENRGKSKYVRITWKEASEIVAKEVRRIREKYGPAAIAAMMSSHQMWGYINASYSAFTRFWSILGYTEILNNSDSWEGWSWGAEHVWGFYWRLGLPDQYDLLDDALKNSDMIVLWSADPDATNSTYAAYDSVMIRHWLKELGKEIVVIDPYCNYTAVRFADKWIAPKPGTDAALAAAIAYVWINEGTYDKQYVETHTVGFEKWADYVTGKEDGTPKTPEWAERITGVPAREIRALAREWARKRTMLGPGNRAGMGGACRAPYGHEWARMMVYLQAMQGLGKPGVNFWSTNTAFPSWEEFNFPGYVNGGMNVPGIAKQVYLNPVKQKLLRTLVPDALLTDKRLSWRGFGFNLGSTEQQFQLNVYPLPKPDGAPIRMLYRFGAAYLCTMPDGNRWARAYRSPKLEFFVVQNPWFEGEAKFADLILPAATNLEREDIAEWNNGGGASGAIPHGSNSNAHRIIVYMQKCIEPLGESKSDFHIFLELAKALGIEQEYSEGEDVEGWIRRVYESSDMKDVMPFEEFKKRGYYVVPVPENDVSHRSFATFYELGRGLATPTGKIEFESRSLAKFDPKDPERPLVAHYIPSWEGPESPAAAKYPLVLISPHVRFSFHSQHDGEKNPWIDEIPHHRVYKDGRYWWPVWINPVDAEKRGIKDGDLVKIYNDRGTVVCIARVSERARPGSLHAYQASAIYEPKGEPGDPASPELGGCVNALSSLRFMSKNAHGFAPAHALVEVAKWEGS; the protein is encoded by the coding sequence ATGGCCGGCCAGGAGGAGAGGAGATGTTACAACCTGGATCACGGCGGCGTCGTGGTGGCGACCGTCAGGGACGGCAAGATAGTTCGCGTTCAACCTCTGTATCTAAGCGATGACGACGCTCCTTCTTGGAAGATAGCGGTTGGCGATCGCGTGTTCACGCCGCCCCGCCGCTCCAATGCGACTCAGTTCACGATATCGATACGCAGAAGGGTGTACGCGAGCAACAGGGTCCTCTACCCGATGCTCAGGGAGGACTTCGACCCCGACAAGGAGGACAGGAAGACCGAGAACAGGGGCAAGTCGAAGTACGTTAGGATAACTTGGAAGGAGGCCTCCGAGATAGTTGCCAAGGAGGTGCGGAGGATCAGGGAGAAGTATGGACCGGCTGCGATAGCTGCCATGATGAGCTCCCATCAGATGTGGGGCTACATAAACGCCAGCTACAGCGCGTTCACGCGCTTCTGGAGCATACTGGGATACACGGAGATACTGAACAACTCGGACAGCTGGGAGGGCTGGTCCTGGGGTGCCGAACATGTGTGGGGCTTCTACTGGAGGCTCGGGCTTCCGGATCAGTACGATCTCCTGGACGATGCGCTGAAGAACTCCGACATGATCGTTCTCTGGTCCGCGGATCCGGATGCCACGAACTCCACCTATGCGGCCTACGACTCGGTCATGATCAGGCACTGGCTCAAGGAGCTCGGAAAGGAGATAGTGGTCATCGATCCGTACTGCAACTACACCGCGGTCAGGTTCGCCGACAAATGGATAGCTCCTAAGCCCGGAACCGACGCGGCCCTCGCCGCCGCCATAGCGTACGTCTGGATAAATGAGGGGACCTACGATAAGCAGTACGTCGAGACGCACACCGTCGGATTCGAGAAATGGGCCGACTATGTGACGGGGAAGGAGGACGGGACCCCGAAGACCCCCGAGTGGGCGGAGAGGATAACCGGGGTGCCCGCGCGCGAGATAAGGGCCCTCGCCAGGGAGTGGGCCAGGAAGAGGACCATGTTGGGCCCTGGGAACAGGGCTGGAATGGGCGGCGCCTGTCGCGCGCCATATGGGCACGAGTGGGCTAGGATGATGGTCTACCTGCAGGCCATGCAGGGCCTCGGGAAGCCCGGGGTAAACTTCTGGTCCACCAACACGGCGTTTCCGTCATGGGAGGAGTTCAACTTCCCTGGATACGTCAACGGCGGCATGAACGTCCCTGGAATAGCAAAGCAGGTGTACCTGAACCCCGTGAAGCAGAAGCTCCTGAGGACGCTTGTCCCGGACGCGCTTCTCACCGACAAGAGGCTGTCCTGGAGAGGGTTCGGGTTCAACCTCGGCTCCACTGAGCAGCAGTTCCAGCTCAATGTCTATCCTTTGCCCAAGCCGGATGGCGCCCCGATAAGGATGCTCTACCGCTTCGGCGCCGCTTACCTCTGCACGATGCCCGACGGCAACCGCTGGGCCAGGGCCTACAGGAGCCCCAAGCTCGAGTTCTTCGTAGTCCAGAACCCATGGTTCGAGGGCGAGGCCAAGTTCGCCGACCTGATATTACCCGCCGCGACCAACCTGGAGAGGGAGGATATAGCTGAGTGGAACAACGGAGGCGGCGCGAGCGGCGCCATACCCCATGGATCCAACTCGAACGCTCATAGGATTATAGTGTACATGCAGAAGTGCATAGAGCCGCTCGGCGAGTCCAAGAGTGATTTCCACATATTCCTGGAGCTGGCGAAGGCACTCGGCATAGAGCAGGAGTACTCCGAGGGGGAGGACGTGGAGGGATGGATCAGGAGGGTCTACGAGTCCTCCGACATGAAGGATGTGATGCCATTCGAGGAGTTCAAGAAGAGAGGTTACTACGTTGTTCCGGTGCCGGAGAACGATGTATCGCACAGGTCCTTCGCCACGTTCTACGAGCTGGGGAGGGGCCTCGCGACGCCGACCGGCAAGATAGAGTTCGAGTCGAGGTCCTTGGCCAAGTTCGATCCGAAGGATCCCGAGAGGCCGCTCGTCGCACACTACATACCCTCCTGGGAGGGTCCGGAGAGCCCCGCCGCCGCGAAGTATCCACTGGTCCTCATATCGCCGCACGTCAGGTTCAGCTTCCACTCCCAGCACGACGGCGAGAAGAACCCCTGGATAGACGAGATACCGCATCATCGCGTGTACAAGGACGGTCGCTACTGGTGGCCCGTCTGGATAAATCCAGTCGACGCGGAGAAGAGGGGAATAAAGGACGGGGATCTCGTCAAAATCTACAATGACCGCGGCACCGTCGTGTGCATAGCCAGGGTGTCGGAGAGGGCGCGGCCCGGTTCACTTCACGCTTACCAGGCGTCAGCAATTTACGAGCCGAAGGGCGAGCCGGGGGATCCCGCTTCGCCCGAGCTCGGCGGCTGCGTCAACGCGCTGTCATCGCTCAGGTTCATGTCCAAGAATGCTCACGGATTCGCCCCGGCACATGCGCTGGTAGAGGTCGCCAAGTGGGAGGGATCCTAG